In the genome of Campylobacter showae CSUNSWCD, the window CACGCTAGCAAACTCTGGCACGACGTTGTGCGCAGTGCCGCCGTTTGTGATGATGGAGTTAAAGGTATGTCCCGCCGCAAAATCAGTCAGCTTGGATAGCTCGACTACGAAATTTGCCGCCTCGACTAGCGCCGAACGGCCAAGCTCGGGGTGATTGCCCGCATGCGCGCCCACGCCGTGAAAATCTATCACGTAGGTCATCACGCCCTTTCTAGTCGCCACCATCGAGCCGTCCTCGCGAGCAGGCTCCATCACGAGGCAAAATTTGGACTTTCTTGCGTATTCACGGATCTTTTCTTTGGCAAAATTTGACCCCGTCTCCTCGTGTGAGTTTAAAAACAAAGCGATGTTGATTTTGCTAAGATCAAGCTCCTTGATGACGTAGAGCGACAGTAGCGCACTGCCCTTGTCGTCGATGACGCCTAGCGCGTTTACCCTGCCCTCATTTTGGGTAAAAGGAGTGTTTTGCACCGAGCCTACAGGAAAAACCGTATCCATGTGTGCGACGAAAAGCACGTCAAATTTCGCCGCGTTCGGGTTGTTTGAGATGAGCAGGCAGTCAGCGACCTTATCGGTGCCCAGTGCGACCTTTTCATGCTTTAGGCCGAGCGTT includes:
- a CDS encoding M20/M25/M40 family metallo-hydrolase, with amino-acid sequence MKQEELKQYLAELKELTDIESPTSSVEGVNSVAKWFMNKAETLGLKHEKVALGTDKVADCLLISNNPNAAKFDVLFVAHMDTVFPVGSVQNTPFTQNEGRVNALGVIDDKGSALLSLYVIKELDLSKINIALFLNSHEETGSNFAKEKIREYARKSKFCLVMEPAREDGSMVATRKGVMTYVIDFHGVGAHAGNHPELGRSALVEAANFVVELSKLTDFAAGHTFNSIITNGGTAHNVVPEFASVTCEMRYKFASSVEFFNKKLDEILSKPFINGVTHKKVLINEEAPMIDEQNLPRIKAVFDEVAKETGMKVSWVDAGGLSDGNITASAGCPTIDGLGPTGGNMHTKNEYMDASSVVPKCNLVLDVIKKLI